The Corynebacterium renale genome includes a region encoding these proteins:
- a CDS encoding alpha/beta hydrolase — MDSADIDAQERAAFQIGGVDRELTEDEQLEQLGTYLDAHHPYPADDLEAADRYSARLPDRITHASMLMLGSGLDHSMPGQAYAQDVDVRDTEYGQVLTPPEPNGRWAVSLHSGGWRRGSGEPLEMAWRPEVAAIAALSGVTVLDVDYPLLPAHSVDEVVAAVRRSVEWARTQADQVALIGYSSGGALASLLADDADALVLIYPDFASLDGIPSELRGDAQLPTQWPPTLLQWAIHDEVATKPEIPGATVRTYTSRHRISTPAVARQRVKDAAEFLRNCS, encoded by the coding sequence ATGGATTCTGCAGACATTGACGCACAAGAACGGGCAGCCTTCCAGATTGGTGGCGTCGACCGCGAACTGACCGAGGATGAGCAGCTAGAACAGTTGGGCACGTACCTCGACGCGCACCACCCTTACCCCGCCGATGACCTGGAGGCCGCCGACCGTTACTCCGCCCGCCTCCCGGACCGGATTACGCACGCGTCCATGCTGATGCTGGGGTCGGGGCTGGATCATTCGATGCCCGGCCAGGCGTACGCGCAGGACGTGGATGTCCGCGACACGGAATATGGGCAGGTCCTGACCCCGCCGGAGCCGAATGGCAGGTGGGCGGTGTCTCTGCATTCGGGTGGGTGGCGCCGCGGTTCGGGCGAGCCTTTGGAGATGGCGTGGCGCCCGGAGGTCGCGGCGATTGCTGCGTTGTCTGGCGTGACCGTCCTGGACGTCGATTACCCGCTCCTGCCTGCGCATTCCGTGGACGAGGTGGTGGCCGCGGTGCGCCGTAGTGTGGAGTGGGCGCGCACGCAGGCGGACCAGGTTGCGCTCATCGGGTACAGCTCAGGCGGTGCGCTGGCTTCTTTATTGGCTGACGACGCCGACGCGTTAGTCCTCATCTACCCAGACTTCGCATCCCTCGACGGCATTCCCAGCGAACTCCGCGGCGACGCGCAGCTTCCCACGCAGTGGCCGCCGACGTTATTGCAGTGGGCGATCCACGACGAAGTTGCCACCAAACCGGAGATTCCGGGGGCGACGGTGCGTACCTATACGTCGCGGCACCGGATTTCCACGCCGGCGGTCGCGCGGCAGCGCGTGAAAGACGCCGCTGAATTTTTGCGTAACTGCAGCTAG